The DNA sequence CATCGATCTCCTGAAGGAACGCCGGGCGGGACGAGCCACCTTCCTTCCCCTCGAGAAAAGCCGCCCCCGGTTTCCCGACAGAAGGGCCGCCCTTCCCGCCCGGGGGATCGTGGGCTGGGCCATGGAGATCATCACGCCGTCGGATGAGTGGGAAACCTGCGTTTCCCACCTCCTCGGGGACCTGCTGCTGGTGGAGGAGTACTCCGTTGGGGCGCAGCTCGCTTCCAGGGGAGCTTCCTATCCCATAGCGTCCCTGGAGGGGGAAGTGTTCCTTCCCTCGGGCACGGTGAGCGGCGGACGGACACGGGCCGCCGCGGGGGCCATCGAACGGCGCCGCCGTATCCGGGAGGCGGAGGAACGCCTCGAAAGGGTCAGGCAGGAAGCCGCCTCCCTTGCCGCCGCCCTCGAAAAGGAAGAGACCCTGGAACGGGCCCGGTCCGCCGAAAAAGAAGCCCTTACCCTGGAGCTGCGGGAGACCAGAAAGCGCCTTGAGGAAAAGAATCGGGACATGGACATCGAGCGGGCCGCCGGAGAACGGCTGGACCGTGACCGGTTCCAGGCACTCGCCGATGCTGCCTCGTGGGAGAAACGGATGGCCGAGATCGACGGGGAGATGGAAACCCTCTCCGCTTCCATGCCGTCCCAGAGCGGAGACGATGAAGAAGCCTCCCTTCCGGCGCGGCTCGCCGAAGCGGAAAATACCTGCGTCCTTCTGGAGGAGCGCCTGTCCAGCGTGGCCTCCCTCAGGAACCGGGCCGCCTCCGAACTTGAGCGGACCCGGGAGAGGCTGACCCTGCTCGGGGGCGAGCGGGAGAGCTGTCTCGCCAGGGAGCGGGGAGAGAAGGAGCGCCTTGAACGGTGGGGCAGGGAGCAGTATGTCCTTTTCCGGGAGATCCGGGAGAAGGAGGCCGCCCTGCAGGTTCTGCTCGAAAAGGAAAAGCTGCTGGCTTCCCGTTCGGGGCGGATTTCCGCCCGGAGCAGGAGAGCTGTGGAGGCCGCCGGCGCCGCCGGAGAACGGGCCCGTACCATCGCCTCGAAAAGGGAGGTGCTGAACGGCGAACTCCGGCAGCTCGCCGAGATGTGGGAAGAACAGTACCCCTACAGTCCCGAAGAAGCTCCCTCCGGAGAGGAAGGGGAAGCCGCCTCGGCGGCGGTCCGCAGACTGGAGCGGGAACTTCGGGCTCTCGGGAACGTGGAATGGGGGGCCCTTTCCGAGGACCAGTCCCTGTCCGCCCGTGTAGCCTTTCTCTCCGAGCAGCTCGGGGACGTGCGTGCGGCCATAGGGGAACTCCGGGGCATCATCAGCGAGACGGACCGCCATGTGGGCGTCCTTTTCGGCGAGGCCCTGGAGAACATCAACTCCCGCTTCAATTCCCTCTTCTGCAGGCTCTTCGGCGGAGGGGAAGCCTGGCTTCGCCTTCAGGGACCCGATCCCGACGACTCCCCCGACGAGGGGGAGAAAGAGGCGTCCCCCGCCTGGGACGCCGGGGTGGAGATCGTGGCCCGTCCCCCGGGAAAGCACCTGCAGAACCTGGCCCAGCTTTCGGGCGGCGAGCAGACCCTCACAGCCATAGCCTACCTCTTCGCCTCCATGGAAGTGGCAGGGGTGCCCCTGGCGGTCCTCGACGAAGTGGACGCCGCCCTTGACGAATCGAACCTCCTGAGGTTCGGGGACCTTGCAAGGGAATATTCCTCGCCTCCCGGCCAGGGCAAGGGGATCCAGCTTCTCGTCATGACCCATCGCCGGGCCACCATGGAGAGGGCCGACATCCTCTACGG is a window from the Aminivibrio pyruvatiphilus genome containing:
- the smc gene encoding chromosome segregation protein SMC; its protein translation is MYIERLHLKGFKSFGASQDLVFSPGLTAIVGPNGSGKSNLLDALRWVLGDGGFQRLRIVRQGDLLFSGSVSIPPATRAEVALFIRQDGTAGAESCVLKRSFSPETGAVITVDGIRTRLSDLDAVKRLWKLEGDQFAFIGQGEVAEAIRQRPAQRRAHLELLFGIDQYRRKRNETSAKLVSAEEESLRLGALVAELTNRREEIAPAVALASRAKVITDGLEEKRRLFYFHRRRVLEKSLDALGEEIRTLGAEEAFRIRWRDLWEQMYGRSLRERGELEERVKCLRGDREELLRKREDLRRSCFAAAAAVREIRSRMASLEGEKKTLSARLGEMEAERGDILSKENALSAERASAVGERDRLRGRMNELRAAIEKELERKKNLSAALSALGGEKETLRSKKESREAFLADCDARIMASGKALAAMKEESAALEEKIAGLERREAEVVEAHGDAFAACRKTASALQQARKEAASLEAAAEDLKTAESSSYPEPVRFLTSAYRLGKLQIPVTVAAESFSCPPSITSALEAYLGGRQYWIFVKTLAEAGACIDLLKERRAGRATFLPLEKSRPRFPDRRAALPARGIVGWAMEIITPSDEWETCVSHLLGDLLLVEEYSVGAQLASRGASYPIASLEGEVFLPSGTVSGGRTRAAAGAIERRRRIREAEERLERVRQEAASLAAALEKEETLERARSAEKEALTLELRETRKRLEEKNRDMDIERAAGERLDRDRFQALADAASWEKRMAEIDGEMETLSASMPSQSGDDEEASLPARLAEAENTCVLLEERLSSVASLRNRAASELERTRERLTLLGGERESCLARERGEKERLERWGREQYVLFREIREKEAALQVLLEKEKLLASRSGRISARSRRAVEAAGAAGERARTIASKREVLNGELRQLAEMWEEQYPYSPEEAPSGEEGEAASAAVRRLERELRALGNVEWGALSEDQSLSARVAFLSEQLGDVRAAIGELRGIISETDRHVGVLFGEALENINSRFNSLFCRLFGGGEAWLRLQGPDPDDSPDEGEKEASPAWDAGVEIVARPPGKHLQNLAQLSGGEQTLTAIAYLFASMEVAGVPLAVLDEVDAALDESNLLRFGDLAREYSSPPGQGKGIQLLVMTHRRATMERADILYGVTLAEPGLSKVVGMKVEDWAEPEERDSRRFSGAVRR